The genome window CGGGGATGCGTCCATATTCGTCCCCGCTTTTCACACATTAATCTGTAAATTTGATATTATGCCGCAAAAGGAAGCCAAAACAACACCCAAAATCCTTTACTCCTGCTATTCAAATATCAGCAGAGAGGGAGAGCAATTTATAGGTGATCATATTTTAGGCTACATTATTTCAGGAAGCACAGACCTTTATGTGGGCGGCAAAAGCTATGTTTTTAACGAGGGCGATTTCAGGTTTCTTCGTAAAAACCAGCTGGCCAAGTTTTCCAAACACCCGCCAAAGGGTGGCGAGTTTAAAACGATATCCATTGTTATGGATAAAGAAACCCTGGGCAGCCTAAGCGAAGAACTGGCCCTGCAAACGCCACAACCATATACCGGTGATAGCGCCATGATGTTGCAGCCCGCTCCTCTTTTAAAAAACTATATCGATTCATTAGCGCCATATATGGATGGCTCTGGTAATGATAATAAAATGCTGACCACCTTAAAGGTGAAAGAAGCTATAATGATATTACTGCAAACCAACCCAGCACTAAAGAATACCCTGTTTGATTTTAGCGAACCAGGTAAAATTGACTTGGAGGCCTATATGAACGAGCATTATAAATTCAACGTTGACATACGCCGTTTTGCTTATTTAACCGGTCGCAGCCTGGCTACCTTTAAACGCGATTTTGAAAAAATATTCCATACCTCGCCCAACCGCTGGTTGCAGCAAAAACGCCTCAACGATGCCTACTTTCTGATCAAAGAAAAGGGATGGAAAACTTCAGACGTGTTTATGGAAGTCGGCTTTAAAGATTTCTCACACTTTTCATTCGCGTTTAAGAAAGCGTACGGTATAGCACCCTCAAGGCTAATTTAAAAACATCTTTTTAGCTGTAAAATGATGTTTTTTGTCATAATCCGGTGAATTTCATGCTAACTACAGATTGTGATTGTAATATTGTTGTTATAACATCGTTTCTCTATTCTCAATGTTATAATTATCAATCGATTGGGTATTTAACAATTGACCAAACAAAAATTTCACCTTATGGATCGGAAAGAATTTTTTTCAATAGTAGGTGTAGGTGCCGCTTCGGCCCTGGTAATGAGTTGCGTTGGGTGTTCAAAAAGTTCTGATTCCGGAAAATCATCAGTAACGGGGCCTACAGGAGTAAATTTTACCTTAGATCTTACTTTAGCCGCAAACGCAGCGCTGCTTAATAACGGTGGTTACCTTGCTGCCAACGGCGTTTTAGTGGCGAAGACCAGCGCCGGCGCCTATATTGCTGTGCAGCAATCATGCACACATCAAAACTACCCTTTGGTATATGAGGGATCAAGCCAGCAGTTTTTCTGCAATAATCACGGATCTGCATTTTCAGAAAAAGGTGTTGTTTTAAATTCACCGGCAAACAGAAACCTTACAGTATATAATACGTTAGTTACAGGAACTTCGTTAAAAGTTTATTCATAATACAAACAGGAATTTTATATGAAATTATTAGCATTTATTTTTATAGCATTTATTGCAAACACACCCTGGCTAGGTGATTTTAACCAGGCTGAAACACAGGCGCAAAAAGAACATAAGCGCATCCTGATCAATTTTTCAGGATCAGACTGGTGCGGGCCCTGTATCCGCCTGCGTAAAGAGATCTTGGAATCAACAGAATTTGACAATTTTGCTTCTGATCATCTTGTTTTAGTACGCGCCGATTTCCCGCGTCAAAAGAAAAACCAGTTGGATAAAGAACAGGTAAAACGCAATGAAGCATTAGCAGATAAATATAACCCTGACGGCAAATTTCCTTTTACGGTATTGGTTGACGAGAACGGCAAAATATTAAAAGAATGGGATGGCTTTCCAAATGAGTCGGCAACTCAGTTTATTGAGCAAATTAATCCTTTGGTAACCAGCAGCCGCTAACCTGCGATATGGTCAATGTACACCGTCGCGTTTTAAAGTTAATGGGCAACCGCTTTGAAATCAGCATTGTGGTTGATGATGTTGTTTTGGCCGAAGCGCACATAGACGCTGCAATAGATGAGATCAGACGGATAGAAAAGCTGCTTACTACTTTCAGCGACGACAGCCAGACAAATGAAATAAACCGGAACGCGGGGATAAAACCGGTAAGAGTTGACGAGGAGGTATTCAGCCTGGTTGCGCGTTCGTTAAAAATATCATCCATAACACAGGGCTCATTCGATATTACTTATGGGTCCATTGATAAAAGCCTTTGGAACTTTGATATTAACATGAAGGCACTCCCTGATGCCGAAACGGCAAGGGAATCAGTAAGATTGATCAATTATCAAAATGTGCTGCTTGATGCCGAAAACAGCACGGTGTTTTTAAAGGAAAAAGGAATGCGGATTGGTTTTGGGGGAATAGGCAAGGGATACGCTGCCGACAAGGCAAAAAACTTACTGCAGCAACGAGGCGTTGCAAGCGGGATAGTAAATGCAGCAGGTGACCTTGTTACCTGGGGTACACAACCCAGCGGCAAAGCATGGACGATAGCGATTGCTGACCCCGACCAGAGCAGCACGCCTTTTTCTACATTAAATATCAGCAATATGGCCATAGCTACATCAGGTAATTATGAAAAATATGCCGTTATAAACGGGAAACGATACTCACATACTATTGATCCGAAAACCGGTCTTCCTGTTGGCGGCATCAAGAGTGTTAGCATTATTTGCCCAAGCGCAGAGCTGGCCGATGCAATGGCCACCCCGGTAATGGTAATGGGCGTTAAAGTAGGGCTTGATTTGATCAACCAACTGCCGCAAATGGCCTGCGTAATTATTGATGATTACAGCAGGGTACATCATTCAAAGAACATCAACTTAAAAAATTAATATGACAAAGAAAAAAAGCCTGGTGCTTTCCTTTTTTAGCCTTGGATTTGTTTGCCTGCTTGCTTCATGCAGCTCAGTAAAACAGTACCAAAAAAACAGGCTAAACGATGCAGAGATGGAGCTCTCTGCACGCAAAGCACAAAAATTTGAGCAAAGCTTTCAGTTATATCGCGAAGGTGCATCAGGTGCCAATGGCGGCAAAAGCGGCGGTGGCTGCGGTTGTAATTAATTTTAAATTCCCGTAAATGAGAAAAATATATTTAGGTGTACTGGCTTTATATTTAGGCATATTGTCGTCGCACGCACAAACAACAACAACAACACCACCAGCTGTTGCAGACAGTTCAAATTATCAGACGCGTAAGCTTAAAGTTGATGAAATAAACTTTGTGTCTGCTTTTTATCATCAAAATGGCAATAATTCAGCAGTAACCGGTGGGATTGGAACCGAAAAATTAAGCGATTTTGCCAACACACTTGATGTGCAGCTATCAAAGTACAATAAAGCAGGCCGCAAAAACACGTTTTTATTTGAATTGGGTGTTGATCATTATACTTCTGCTTCATCGGATAAAATTGATCCGTATAGTGTATCATCTGCTTCAAGCCAGGACACCAGGGTTTACCCATCTCTTAACTGGACACAATCAAACGATAAAACAGGTAATGCCTTTGGGTTTACCGGTTCATACTCACATGAATTTGACTACCAGTCGTTCGGTGCAGGTTTTAATTTAACCAGGGTGTCTGCCGATAAAAACACACAGTTTGACTTTAAGGCGAATGTATTTTTAGATACCTGGAAAGTGATCCTCCCTGTTGAATTACGTCCGCCGGGTTACGGATCAGGATCGCACCGGGATGATAACCGGCCGGTTGACAGTAAACCAAGAAACTCTTTCAGTACAGCATTTTCCCTTTCGCAGGTAATCAGCACCAGGCTGCAGGGCTTGTTTATTGTTGAACCATCCTACCAAAAAGGGTTATTGGCTACAGACTACCAGCGGGTTTATTTTAATGGCGATTTTGCAACAGGCGCAGGGCCGAATGGCGACGTTTATAACGAGCGGATAGAGAGCCTTCCGGGAAGCCGCTATAAACTGCCAATAGGCGTAAGGTTTAACTATTTTCTTGACGATCACTTCATCATCCGTACGTTTTACCGGTATTATATGGATAACTGGGGAATCAGGGCCAATACAGCGGAGGTTGAGGTGCCCGTTAAGCTAACTTCTTTTGTGTCGCTTAGTCCTTTTTACAGGTACACCGATCAACATGGTACCCGGTACTTTGCCCCATACGGGCAGCACAGCGTTACCGAGAAGTACTACACAAGTGATTATGACCTTTCAACGTTTCACAGCAATTTTGTTGGGCTTAACGTAAGGCTGGCACCGCCTAACGGCGTATTTGGCTGGCAGCATTTAAATATGCTCGAGTTCAGGCTTGGCCATTATGTGCGTTCAACCGGGTTAAACTCAAACATAGCAACGGTGAACCTTAAATTTAAATAATTCTTGATTGTTTATATTGTGGCCATACTTCGCGTTTAACTACCGCGTTGTATGGCCTTTTTTTGTGCCTATCGGCCGCCGTTTATCATATCGGAGGTAATGCCGGCACTGTCTTTACGCTCGGCTAAGAAAATGCCTGCAAGATGCACTGTAATAAACGCAAGGATCAGATACATCGTAAATTGATGGATTTCGCGAATGGCGTGAATGGCCTTAAGCGCAGGCACATCATCTTCAAAAGCAAGGCATAAACCGGTAACGGCCATAGTTATTATAAAGAGGTAAAAAACGGCATAAATTGTTTTAACCCAAAACTCGTGCTTCGCCAGCTCCCTGTTTTTCTTAATTACAAAAAAATCATTATAAGCTATTTTAATTTTGCGGATCAGCTTTTGATCAGCCAGTTGAAAAAATTCAAGCAGGATGCGGAACAAAACCAACGCGGCCAAACCGTACCCTAAATAGGTGTGTATTGCCCAAACTTTATCACTCAGTTCATGTGCGACAGACCTTGCCTGGTCATCCGTTACATTAGCGCCTGCCTCATGCAGCTGACCTTTAATAAACGCTGCGTTTTTGCGTGTTTTTAATAACGTTGAATTAAGCAGTACTGTAAGCAACGAACCTGTGATTACTATCGCATTTAACCAATGCCAGAAACGCAATGGCGCCGAATATTTTTTGTTTTTACCAGGATGTTGTATATCCCTGCGCTTAGGCTCAATTGTTACCATATTTTTCTTCTTTAATCAGTATTTTAGTTTGTATAAAGTTAGTTTCTTCAGTTCCGCTGCAATTTAAAAACGGCGGCCCAATATTATTTTGAAAATTGATTTGTCTGCGCTATCGGTAAGGCCAAAACCGTAGCCTGCGTTAAACTCCCAGTTAGGGTTAAAGTTTAAATCAGTTGCTATGAATAACTGGTGCTGCTCCTCCTGTATTGGATAATAACTAAAAAATGGCCCTGTACTTCCATAATATTCCAATCCAAGGGAAACCACTTTCGAAACATCATAACTGCCTTTAATGTTTGGCGAAAAGATCAGTCCGAGGTTTTGATCCGGCCCTTTAAAGCTCTGTTCTAAAGTTGGGTTTACTGAAACGTACCATTTACCCCACCGCTTATCAACAATTGGCCTTATTTCTAACGAACTGGTATTGGCAGCATATTGCACCTTCTGAAAACCAAACTCCAATGATAAACTTACGCCTACAGGCCACTTCCAGCTTTCAGGCACCGCTACCCTGGGCCTGATATGCGACCCGACATAGCCTGTGCGCCCATCGCTACCTATGGTATTAAAAAAATAAAATCCCGTTTCGAACCATGGCGTCCAGCCATGGGTTATTTCAATGGTTTCGTGAAAAACATGGTTGGTAGGCAAAACGCCGTCAGCAACAGTTTTACTGCCATCAAAGGTAAAATTGCTGTGCAGTTCCAGCATTGTGCTTCCTTTTTCAACGGTTTCTGATCCGTAAACCTGGATCTCATAATTATCCTGTGCTTGTAGGTTTGCACCTAACATAAAGCAAATACATATCGTTATAAAATATTTCAGCATCGGCATTTATATATTGCTGGTTTATTAGCTAAATTTCCTTTTTAAAAGTATATTGTAAATCTGGAGTAAAACTGAAGTTCCCTGACAGGCGGTATTTAAATAAATACATAAAATTCCCAGACGGCGTCTTCAGCTTTACTTCAGAATCATATAATAGTTTTAATAAAAAATTAAAGTTGAAACTCCTGATAGTTGAAGATGAGCCCGGTCTGCGCGAGAGCATAGAGAAATACTTTACCGAAGAGGGAAGTATCTGCGAAACAAGCAATACCCTTGAATCTGCACTCCAAAAAATCGCTATTTATGAATACGATTGTATTATACTGGATATTGGTTTACCGGACGGGGAAGGGTTTGCCATACTTGATTATTTAAAATTACACAACAAGCAGGACTGTGTGCTGATCATCTCGGCCCGGAACTCATTAGACGATAAAATCAAAGGGCTTAACATTGGGGCGGACGATTACATCACCAAGCCCTTTCATTTGGCTGAATTAAAAGCACGGCTACTAGCTATTTTTCGCAGAAAAGCATTCGGCAGCACCAACGTACTCAATTATAAAGAGATAAGCATTGACCTTTTGGGGCGAAATGTGAGTATTGATGAAAAAAACATTGTTCTTACCCGGAAAGAATACGAAATGCTGCTGTATTTTATTGCTAACAAAGGAAAGGTGATCTCGAAAAATGCCATAGCGGAACACCTGTGGGGGGACGAAATGGATATGCTGGATAGCTTTGATTTTATTTATACGCATATTAAAAACCTCAGAAAAAAACTGTCAGATATTTCTGGTAAAGACTATTTCGCGTCCGTTTATGGTGTGGGCTATAAATTTGTTTAACTATGAAATTAGCAGCGCATTATAATAAAGCGAGTATCATTATTAGCGTTACTGTATTATTCATATCCGGACTGATATATTATTTTGTTATTAACCGGATTGCCCGTGAACAACTGGACAGTAACCTGTCTGAAGAAATAGGAGAAGTAGTTGATTACGTAAACCAGAACCAGCGACTGCCAAAATCTGTTGATTTTGACGAGGACCTCACCACCTTTGCTAAAACAAACCTGGCTAAATTTGATACCAAATACTTTGATACCCCTTACCAAAATCCGCGGGAGAAAAAAGTGGAAGCCGGGCGTGCTGTTTCCACCCTTATCAAATGCAAAGGCGAAAACTTTATTGTTACCATTGTGGTGTCACGCGAAGACACAGAATATCTTATTCAAATTATATTCATTATTACTTTATCATTAACTACTGTATTATTAACGGTACTGATAATAACCAACCGATATATTTTGAACGGCCTTTGGCGTCCTTTTTATTACATATTAAACCAAGTAAAAAGCTTCAATGTGTCTGATAATAAAAAGATGGATATTATCGAAGCAAAGGCAGATGAATTCAGGGAGTTGGGTGAGGCCGTGTCAACCATGTCATCAAGGGTAACCTCAGACTATCACGGGTTAAAAACCTTTACAGAAAATGCCTCACACGAGATAATGACGCCTTTGGCTGTTATTACTTCGAAGCTGGATACACTGATACAGGATGAAACATTGGGGCCAGACCAATTTGCCCAAATAACAGATATTTACTCCGCAACCAATAAGCTTTCCCGTTTAAACCAGTCGCTTTTATTACTGGTAAAAATTGATAATAATTTATTGCATGAAACAGAAAAGCTAAATGTAAAAACCATTATCCGGGAAAAAATCCAACAGTTTAATGAGCTGATTCAAAATAAAAATATTGAGTTGGACTATATGCTTGATGATGTCGACATTATTGCAAACAGGTATTTAACTGATGTATTGATCAATAACCTTTTCAGTAATGCAATACGGCATAATAAATTGCATGGACAAATAAAAATAACGCTGGCAGGCAACAAATTGCTGTTTCAAAATTCCGGCGATCCTTCTCCCCTTCGGGAAGCAACTATTTTTACACGTTTTCATAAAGGGAGATCGTCAGACGGCACCGGTTTAGGCCTGGCCATTATGAAAAACATTTGTAATCAGCGTAATTTTGACTTAAAGTATGAATATCTGAATGACCTCCATTCTTTCGAAATAACTTTTTGACCGTAAAGAAATCGATGTTTTCCATATAAACAGCAGCTACGAAAGCCTGGTAGCTGGGAACGTTCCCGAAGATGGCTATCCGTTAAAAGATATTGTAAATTTTGCACCCTCATTTATCCTGCTTTCAACAGCAATCTGGCCGCCCAGGCTCGTGACGTGGTTATACACCAGGTACAAGCCAATCCCCTTACTGTCGGTATGTTCATGAAATTTCTGATTAAAGCCAAAGATCTTGCCTTTAGCCTTCTCCATGTCAAACCCCATCCCGCCATCTGAAAAAATTAACCGGGTTCTCCCGTTAACCCTTTTAGTACAAATGGAGATATTTGGAAAACTATCTGGTTTTGAATACTTTATTGAGTTACTGATTAAATTAAGAAAGATACTTTCCAGGTAACCTTTATTAAATTCAACCTTTTCAGCCGCTGAAAAGTCAACGCGTAATACCGCCCTTGAATTTTTAACTAATGATTGCAAAGGTTGCAATGCGGAAGTTAAACATTCATTGAAACTTATCTCTGCAACTGTAACGCCTAGGTTGTTTTTTTCAATTAAATTATCTACAAAATTGTTTAAGGTAACTTTTAAACTATCGGTAGTTGTCCTCATCATTTCTATAAACTCGAGTGTTTCCTGATCTTCTATCTTTGAAACATCCAGAAGGCTAAAAACAGAAATAAGGTTGCTTACGGGTGCCCTCAGATCATGCGATGTCATGTAAGCAAGTTGCTTCAAATCATTGTTAAGCTCAGTTAGATTGGTAAGCAGTAAGTTCCGGTCGTCTTCAATTCTTTTTTTATGGGTAACGTTTCTTGCTATGGCAAAAACAACTTTTTCACTCTCAATAGGCATCGACGTCCAGTGCAACCAAACAATACCCCCGCTTTTGGTAACATACCTGTTTTCAAAATTCAACAGCGGAACGTCATTTAACAGATTTTCCCGATGACCTGCTGTAAGATGCTTATCCTCATGGTAAATAAACTCGTGAATGGGTTTAGCCAGCAATTCTTCGTTAGTGTATTCCAACACTTTTGAAACGGTGGGATTTATTCGTTTAAAATAGCCATCATATCCCGCAATGCAAAGCAGGTCAGGTGACATGTCGAAAAAGAGCTCAAGATTAAACGTGTTTTTTGAATTCTGTTTGTTCCCTTTAGCCGCCATCCTTATTTGTCATAATACCTGTTTTCAGCTTCGATTAAATAAGAAAACTGCCAAATAACGTAAGTGATTTGATTACCCATCATTATCTCCCAGTTTATACCAAAACAAAAAATCACGCCTATTGATACGTACAAGTTAATTAAATAGTTGTAAGAATAGCAGCCTTTAACGTATTAAAAAATTTATTAACCCACAACTAGCTTTTTCAAAGTTTCTAAACCGGCTTTCGTTATTGAGCAATGCCCTTAATAAATTCCATCCTCCTTATTATACTGAACGCGTTTTCAGGGCGCTACCGTCTGCCGGGCTTACAGAAAATTCAGCAACTATTTTTTGAATTTTGTGTTTAAAATAGTCCGTCACGTTATAACCTAATGAATCAGCGTTTCGTATAAGTGGAATAGTTGTAAAAGTTAGCCCGGCGGTATTTTTATGAAAAAAGTAATTATAGCTTTAACTACAATTGTATTGATTGCCACGGCTGCAATCGGTATTACACACTACTATTCGGTAAAAATCTTGTCGGCCGGCAGGGCGTACACCTATTTTGAATCGCAATATTCAAAAGCCGAAAAAGATGCTACCCGGCATTTATTAAGCTACATCTATTCGCACGAGGAAACGGATTACCTTTTTTTCAACAATGACATCAGCATACTTAAAGGGGATAGCATTGCCAGGGACGCGCTAACTAACGGTAAAGACATTAAAATAGCACGCATTGGTTTTTTAATGGGCGGCAACAACAAAGATGATCTTCCTGAACTGATCTGGTTTTTTCAGAACTTTAAAAACACCAGTTTCTTTAACAAGGCAGTTCAGCAATGGCATCAGGCAGATCTATTGGTAGCAAAGCTGAGTCAAACAGGTGCGTTTGCCCATCATAAAATTCAATCGGGTAAGCCTGTTGACAAAGAAGGCCTTTTACTGCAAATAAATACCATATCTGACGAGCTGACCATAAAACAACAGAACTTTTCAGCGTTGCTTGGAAATACTTCGCGGATAGTTGATCATTATGTTTTTATGGCTGATTTTCTTACCGTTATTGTAATCCTCATCAGTTCTGCTTTACTTGGCGGCCTGATGTTGCGAAAAGTACATACATCAAAAAAGGTTATTGTTGAACAAAACCTTGCGCTTACGGACATGAATAAGCGTATAAATAAATTTGTTTACACAGTAACACACGATTTGCGGGCGCCATTATCTTCATTAACAGGCCTTATTTCGGTATTAGAAAAAGAAAAGGATATTGCTAAAGTCCCGGATTATACCGGAATGATGCGCGAAAGTATTGATTTGCAGGACAAACACATCCGGGATGTATTGCATACTATTCGTACCGATGGTGGTATGACTGCAGAGCTTTGTAATTTGGGCGAAATAATAAGCAGTGTGATAAGCCAAAACGCTTTCTTTTCCGAAGGAAAAAAGGTAAAGTTTTTAAGCGAACTTGAAGTTTGGCAGCTAAAATGTAATGTAACCAATTTAAAAACCGTATTTAACAATCTAATTTCAAACGCTATTAAATATGCTGATTTCAGCAAGCCGGAACAATGGGTGAAAGTGCGGTCATATAAAGACAATGAGCATTGCGTGATTGAAATAGAAGACAACGGAGTAGGTATAAGGCCAGAGCAGCGCAACAGCATTTTTAATAAATTTGTTAAATCGGGCACTAACAAAAAAAGCATGGGTCTTGGTCTTTATTTTACCAGGCAGGCTATTGAAGATATGAATGGCACTATAACAGTCAGATCGTTATTAGGCGGTGGTACCTCATTTATAGTTTCATTGCCTTTATAACATTGGCACCAAGCTGTTGATAATTGCTGATATCACCTTTAATACCCAGCATTCCGCCTATAATTTTATAAATTTCGGCAGGTTTTTTACCATTTTGGGCCAGGTAACGCACAGAAGTATCTCCGGCCGATTTTGATAGCTTTTGTCCCCCATTCATCAGTAACGGGTGATGGAAAAACGAGATTTCAAAAAAGGTATTTTTTTTCTGTTTTTTTGCAAGTGTATGCTGTGCAAGTGTTGAAGGCCACAGGTCCTCACCCCTTACAATTAAATCAATTCCAAAAAAAAGATCGTCAACTAACGAGGTAAGCTGGTAGGCTGGGAAGCCGTCTTTTTTTCGTACCACAAAGTGTTGCATTGCAGGCGGGAGCGCTACTTTCATCACACTACCGTTATAGTTCTTAACTGTCACCTCAGTATTGGCATCCGTGCGGAGCCGCCAGCTGATGTTTGGCAGCGATAATGAAATACTTCTTGCACTGCACACACATTCAGCCACGGCTAAGCTGCTGCGGGAGCAATCGCACGCAAATACCAACTCCTCATCTTCGAGTTGTTTAAGTGCCTGGTTGTATAGTGGTAACCGGTGTAATTGTGAATATGAAGATTCAAATTCAGCCAGATTTTCGGGCCCTTCATCCCAGGGGATCTCCAGAAAATTCAGCGTATTAAATATGTCCTGCAGGTATAATCTGTTCGCCCTGGCCTGGTCAAGGTCATCTATCCGCAATAAAATTTTCGCGCCGCTTTTTCGTGCCAAAAAGGCCGTTAACGCAAACGAAGCAATATTGCCCAAATGCAAATAACCGCTTGGCGTTGGCGCTATCCGGGTTTTATTAAAACTGTCAGGCAACTGCGGCATCTTAAATCAGTGTAAGCTTATTCATCGGCCAGTTCTATCCATACCGGGCAATGGTCGCTTGTTTTTTCCCACCCGCGTACATTTCGGTCGACAGCTGCGGCAACAAGGCGTTTGTCAAGCTCCGGGCTCAACAGGAAATGATCAATCCGTAACCCGGCGTCCCGGCCGTACGCATTTCGAAAATAATCGTAAAAAGTATAGATCTTCTCGTTGGGGTAAATCTTCCTGATTGCATCCGTCCAGCCCTGTTCAACCAATGTTTTAAAAGCCAGCCTTGTTTCGGGCCTGAAAAGCGCATCCTCTACCCATCGCTCGGGCTTATAAACATCAAGTTCCGTAGGCATTACATTATAGTCGCCGGTTAACACCACGGGCATCCCGGAGGCAAGTAATTCAGCAGCAT of Mucilaginibacter xinganensis contains these proteins:
- a CDS encoding AraC family transcriptional regulator; translation: MPQKEAKTTPKILYSCYSNISREGEQFIGDHILGYIISGSTDLYVGGKSYVFNEGDFRFLRKNQLAKFSKHPPKGGEFKTISIVMDKETLGSLSEELALQTPQPYTGDSAMMLQPAPLLKNYIDSLAPYMDGSGNDNKMLTTLKVKEAIMILLQTNPALKNTLFDFSEPGKIDLEAYMNEHYKFNVDIRRFAYLTGRSLATFKRDFEKIFHTSPNRWLQQKRLNDAYFLIKEKGWKTSDVFMEVGFKDFSHFSFAFKKAYGIAPSRLI
- a CDS encoding QcrA and Rieske domain-containing protein translates to MDRKEFFSIVGVGAASALVMSCVGCSKSSDSGKSSVTGPTGVNFTLDLTLAANAALLNNGGYLAANGVLVAKTSAGAYIAVQQSCTHQNYPLVYEGSSQQFFCNNHGSAFSEKGVVLNSPANRNLTVYNTLVTGTSLKVYS
- a CDS encoding thioredoxin family protein encodes the protein MKLLAFIFIAFIANTPWLGDFNQAETQAQKEHKRILINFSGSDWCGPCIRLRKEILESTEFDNFASDHLVLVRADFPRQKKNQLDKEQVKRNEALADKYNPDGKFPFTVLVDENGKILKEWDGFPNESATQFIEQINPLVTSSR
- a CDS encoding FAD:protein FMN transferase → MVNVHRRVLKLMGNRFEISIVVDDVVLAEAHIDAAIDEIRRIEKLLTTFSDDSQTNEINRNAGIKPVRVDEEVFSLVARSLKISSITQGSFDITYGSIDKSLWNFDINMKALPDAETARESVRLINYQNVLLDAENSTVFLKEKGMRIGFGGIGKGYAADKAKNLLQQRGVASGIVNAAGDLVTWGTQPSGKAWTIAIADPDQSSTPFSTLNISNMAIATSGNYEKYAVINGKRYSHTIDPKTGLPVGGIKSVSIICPSAELADAMATPVMVMGVKVGLDLINQLPQMACVIIDDYSRVHHSKNINLKN
- a CDS encoding DUF4266 domain-containing protein, with product MTKKKSLVLSFFSLGFVCLLASCSSVKQYQKNRLNDAEMELSARKAQKFEQSFQLYREGASGANGGKSGGGCGCN
- a CDS encoding DUF3570 domain-containing protein, producing MRKIYLGVLALYLGILSSHAQTTTTTPPAVADSSNYQTRKLKVDEINFVSAFYHQNGNNSAVTGGIGTEKLSDFANTLDVQLSKYNKAGRKNTFLFELGVDHYTSASSDKIDPYSVSSASSQDTRVYPSLNWTQSNDKTGNAFGFTGSYSHEFDYQSFGAGFNLTRVSADKNTQFDFKANVFLDTWKVILPVELRPPGYGSGSHRDDNRPVDSKPRNSFSTAFSLSQVISTRLQGLFIVEPSYQKGLLATDYQRVYFNGDFATGAGPNGDVYNERIESLPGSRYKLPIGVRFNYFLDDHFIIRTFYRYYMDNWGIRANTAEVEVPVKLTSFVSLSPFYRYTDQHGTRYFAPYGQHSVTEKYYTSDYDLSTFHSNFVGLNVRLAPPNGVFGWQHLNMLEFRLGHYVRSTGLNSNIATVNLKFK
- a CDS encoding cytochrome b/b6 domain-containing protein; translation: MVTIEPKRRDIQHPGKNKKYSAPLRFWHWLNAIVITGSLLTVLLNSTLLKTRKNAAFIKGQLHEAGANVTDDQARSVAHELSDKVWAIHTYLGYGLAALVLFRILLEFFQLADQKLIRKIKIAYNDFFVIKKNRELAKHEFWVKTIYAVFYLFIITMAVTGLCLAFEDDVPALKAIHAIREIHQFTMYLILAFITVHLAGIFLAERKDSAGITSDMINGGR
- a CDS encoding transporter — translated: MLGANLQAQDNYEIQVYGSETVEKGSTMLELHSNFTFDGSKTVADGVLPTNHVFHETIEITHGWTPWFETGFYFFNTIGSDGRTGYVGSHIRPRVAVPESWKWPVGVSLSLEFGFQKVQYAANTSSLEIRPIVDKRWGKWYVSVNPTLEQSFKGPDQNLGLIFSPNIKGSYDVSKVVSLGLEYYGSTGPFFSYYPIQEEQHQLFIATDLNFNPNWEFNAGYGFGLTDSADKSIFKIILGRRF
- a CDS encoding response regulator transcription factor, whose amino-acid sequence is MKLLIVEDEPGLRESIEKYFTEEGSICETSNTLESALQKIAIYEYDCIILDIGLPDGEGFAILDYLKLHNKQDCVLIISARNSLDDKIKGLNIGADDYITKPFHLAELKARLLAIFRRKAFGSTNVLNYKEISIDLLGRNVSIDEKNIVLTRKEYEMLLYFIANKGKVISKNAIAEHLWGDEMDMLDSFDFIYTHIKNLRKKLSDISGKDYFASVYGVGYKFV
- a CDS encoding sensor histidine kinase, which codes for MKLAAHYNKASIIISVTVLFISGLIYYFVINRIAREQLDSNLSEEIGEVVDYVNQNQRLPKSVDFDEDLTTFAKTNLAKFDTKYFDTPYQNPREKKVEAGRAVSTLIKCKGENFIVTIVVSREDTEYLIQIIFIITLSLTTVLLTVLIITNRYILNGLWRPFYYILNQVKSFNVSDNKKMDIIEAKADEFRELGEAVSTMSSRVTSDYHGLKTFTENASHEIMTPLAVITSKLDTLIQDETLGPDQFAQITDIYSATNKLSRLNQSLLLLVKIDNNLLHETEKLNVKTIIREKIQQFNELIQNKNIELDYMLDDVDIIANRYLTDVLINNLFSNAIRHNKLHGQIKITLAGNKLLFQNSGDPSPLREATIFTRFHKGRSSDGTGLGLAIMKNICNQRNFDLKYEYLNDLHSFEITF
- a CDS encoding PAS domain-containing sensor histidine kinase, yielding MAAKGNKQNSKNTFNLELFFDMSPDLLCIAGYDGYFKRINPTVSKVLEYTNEELLAKPIHEFIYHEDKHLTAGHRENLLNDVPLLNFENRYVTKSGGIVWLHWTSMPIESEKVVFAIARNVTHKKRIEDDRNLLLTNLTELNNDLKQLAYMTSHDLRAPVSNLISVFSLLDVSKIEDQETLEFIEMMRTTTDSLKVTLNNFVDNLIEKNNLGVTVAEISFNECLTSALQPLQSLVKNSRAVLRVDFSAAEKVEFNKGYLESIFLNLISNSIKYSKPDSFPNISICTKRVNGRTRLIFSDGGMGFDMEKAKGKIFGFNQKFHEHTDSKGIGLYLVYNHVTSLGGQIAVESRINEGAKFTISFNG